The following proteins are co-located in the Gordonia polyisoprenivorans genome:
- a CDS encoding MCE family protein, translating to MTTAPDLTNTSGPGRWFTPRHIVYIVFGAIIALIVAGVLWWAFSLIGTTKVTATFHRSVGIYEGTDVRVLGVSVGKVDSVEPDGDSVKVTMTVDRGVDLPADVKAVQIIPSVVADRFVQLTPAYSGGPKAGKDVTLGLDRTMVPVEIDQVYSSVQKLSEALGPDGANSKGAVSQLITTGADNLQGNGEKLGAAIENLSKASTTLSDSHGDLFDTVKNLNTFVGALRENDTQVRQFNTQMADFNSFLAGERQQLATALNKLSIALGDVAGFIQDNREQIGQTLKDLQPTTQALLDTKTSLKEILTVLPLTLSNLINAYDAESGTLAMRLTIPDLQNLLAAQCKFLDLGQLLPGNPAATQFSDTLAPLINQCTNIANQVNDKVLTPILPILPFGIMSNGKLQQYPVPGTVPGTPDTSLNPGPSTGRTPASTTARPSTSRPASTTARPGTGGN from the coding sequence ATGACCACCGCACCGGATCTGACGAACACCTCCGGCCCCGGCCGGTGGTTCACCCCGCGCCACATCGTCTACATCGTGTTCGGCGCGATCATCGCGCTGATTGTCGCGGGGGTGTTGTGGTGGGCATTCTCGCTGATCGGCACCACCAAGGTGACCGCCACCTTCCACCGCTCCGTCGGCATCTACGAGGGCACCGACGTGCGCGTGCTCGGGGTGTCGGTGGGCAAGGTGGATTCCGTTGAACCCGACGGTGATTCGGTCAAGGTGACGATGACGGTGGACCGTGGTGTGGATCTGCCCGCCGACGTCAAGGCCGTTCAGATCATCCCGTCGGTGGTCGCCGACCGCTTCGTCCAGCTGACGCCCGCCTACTCCGGCGGGCCGAAGGCCGGCAAGGATGTCACCCTCGGACTCGACAGGACGATGGTCCCCGTCGAGATCGACCAGGTCTATTCGAGCGTGCAGAAACTGTCCGAGGCGCTTGGTCCCGACGGCGCCAACAGCAAGGGCGCGGTGAGTCAGCTCATCACCACCGGTGCCGACAACCTGCAGGGCAACGGTGAGAAGCTTGGCGCCGCGATCGAGAATCTCTCGAAGGCCAGCACCACCCTGTCGGACTCGCACGGCGACCTGTTCGACACCGTCAAGAACCTCAACACCTTCGTCGGCGCACTACGCGAGAACGACACCCAGGTGCGCCAGTTCAACACGCAGATGGCCGATTTCAACAGCTTCCTCGCCGGTGAGCGCCAGCAGCTCGCGACCGCGTTGAACAAATTGTCGATCGCTCTCGGCGACGTCGCCGGGTTCATCCAGGACAACCGCGAACAGATCGGCCAGACGCTCAAGGATCTGCAGCCGACGACGCAGGCGCTACTCGACACCAAGACGTCGCTCAAGGAGATCCTGACGGTGCTCCCGCTGACGCTGAGCAACCTGATCAACGCCTACGACGCCGAGTCCGGCACGCTCGCGATGCGACTGACGATCCCCGATCTGCAGAATCTGCTTGCGGCGCAGTGCAAGTTCCTCGATCTCGGTCAGCTGCTGCCGGGCAACCCGGCCGCCACCCAGTTCAGCGACACCCTCGCGCCGCTGATCAATCAGTGCACCAACATCGCCAATCAGGTCAACGACAAGGTCCTCACGCCGATCCTGCCCATCCTGCCGTTCGGCATCATGAGCAACGGCAAGCTGCAGCAGTATCCGGTCCCGGGCACCGTGCCCGGCACCCCGGACACGAGTCTGAACCCGGGGCCGAGCACGGGCCGCACGCCGGCCTCGACCACCGCACGGCCATCGACGAGCCGCCCGGCGTCGACGACGGCCCGACCGGGAACGGGGGGCAACTGA
- a CDS encoding MlaD family protein, whose protein sequence is MTDNSDLGNAAGDTGAQAPKKSHPHRRFGGRRSPVSIGGIGILILLMAAVSAFYLTSLPLVGQAATYTAKFTEAAGLKAGNEVRVAGVKVGEVKDVTLDGDRVDVRFRVSNTWIGNQTQASIQIKTVLGQKYLSLNPRGSKQADPDVPLTDTVSPYDVIEAFSDATTQIEDLDTNQLAQSMRSLSDAFSGTAGDMGPALDGIARLSNTIASRDQEVQKLLQATKDTSKILADRNQTFVRLIAGAGQLLDELNNRQKNISALLATTTTLSTALTGIVRDNEAQIGPALDSLKGVNELLTKQNANLRATITNMAPFYRLYANVLGNGRWFESVVTNLLPPALPQQNTTRLPNKQANQNNGGTGATG, encoded by the coding sequence ATGACGGATAACAGCGACCTCGGCAACGCCGCGGGCGATACCGGCGCGCAGGCACCGAAGAAGTCCCATCCGCATCGCCGCTTCGGCGGTCGGCGCAGTCCGGTCTCCATCGGCGGGATCGGCATCCTGATCCTGCTGATGGCCGCGGTCTCCGCGTTCTATCTGACCTCTCTCCCGCTGGTCGGGCAGGCCGCCACCTACACCGCGAAGTTCACCGAGGCCGCAGGCCTCAAGGCAGGCAACGAGGTCCGCGTCGCCGGCGTCAAGGTCGGCGAGGTCAAGGACGTGACCCTCGACGGCGACCGGGTCGACGTCAGGTTCCGGGTGTCCAACACCTGGATCGGTAACCAGACGCAGGCGTCCATCCAGATCAAGACGGTGCTGGGACAGAAGTACCTGAGCCTCAATCCGCGCGGCAGCAAGCAGGCCGATCCCGATGTGCCGCTGACCGATACGGTCTCGCCGTACGACGTCATCGAGGCGTTCTCCGACGCGACGACCCAGATCGAGGACCTCGACACCAACCAGTTGGCGCAGTCGATGCGCTCGCTCTCGGATGCCTTCTCCGGTACCGCGGGCGACATGGGGCCCGCGCTCGATGGCATCGCGCGGTTGTCGAACACCATCGCCAGCCGCGACCAAGAGGTGCAGAAGCTGTTGCAGGCGACCAAGGACACCTCCAAGATCCTCGCCGACCGCAACCAGACCTTCGTGCGGCTGATCGCCGGTGCCGGGCAGCTGCTCGACGAACTCAACAACCGGCAGAAGAACATCTCGGCGCTGCTGGCCACGACGACGACGCTGTCGACGGCGTTGACCGGCATCGTGCGCGACAACGAGGCGCAGATCGGGCCCGCTCTGGACTCGCTCAAGGGCGTCAACGAACTGCTCACCAAGCAGAACGCCAATCTGCGCGCGACGATCACGAACATGGCGCCGTTCTATCGGCTCTACGCCAACGTGCTCGGTAACGGTCGGTGGTTCGAGTCGGTGGTGACCAACCTGCTGCCCCCGGCGCTGCCGCAGCAGAACACCACCCGACTGCCCAACAAGCAGGCCAATCAGAACAACGGCGGAACGGGGGCCACCGGATGA
- a CDS encoding MCE family protein — protein sequence MKSVVGPLIKLITFAVITVIATSLLALTIANAGGDGDSKYSAVFDDAALLNKGDDVRIAGVRVGQVTDVAVYDQNKAMVKFNINRSSLPQGAQLYIRYRNLTGLRYLAVERGAGTSDATVAPGFTFGTDPNVRDTHPAVNLTELFNGFKPLFRQLSAADVNNLADQIIKIFQGEEGNISTLISSTSSLTNSLADRDKVIGELITNLTSVLNTVNRNDANFKSLLDNTEQLVTGLAAQRGSVGSAIASVSNLTTVTASILSQTRPSIQGDIAGLKSLADQINARNKDVNQILNNLPVKLQKIGRAATFGSWFQFYLCGIDVVAGNGKSTLLTQPAVPLPDINHVLYTSAATRCWKDNRPGG from the coding sequence GTGAAATCCGTTGTGGGACCGCTGATCAAACTGATCACGTTCGCCGTGATCACCGTGATCGCGACCAGTCTGCTCGCCCTGACGATCGCCAATGCCGGCGGCGACGGCGACAGCAAGTACAGCGCCGTGTTCGACGACGCCGCCCTGCTCAACAAGGGCGACGACGTGCGTATCGCCGGTGTGCGCGTCGGTCAGGTCACCGACGTCGCGGTGTACGACCAGAACAAGGCGATGGTGAAGTTCAACATCAACCGGTCGTCGCTGCCGCAGGGTGCGCAGCTCTACATCCGCTACCGCAACCTCACCGGCCTGCGCTACCTGGCCGTCGAGCGGGGTGCGGGTACCTCCGATGCGACCGTGGCGCCGGGCTTCACCTTCGGTACCGACCCGAACGTGCGCGACACGCATCCCGCGGTGAACCTCACCGAGTTGTTCAACGGGTTCAAACCGCTGTTCCGTCAGCTCTCGGCCGCCGACGTCAACAACCTCGCCGACCAGATCATCAAGATCTTCCAGGGCGAGGAGGGCAACATCTCCACGTTGATCTCGAGCACCTCGTCGCTGACGAACTCGCTGGCCGACCGCGACAAGGTGATCGGTGAGCTCATCACCAACCTGACATCGGTGCTCAACACCGTCAATCGCAACGACGCGAACTTCAAGTCGCTCCTGGACAACACCGAGCAACTCGTGACCGGCCTTGCGGCGCAACGCGGTTCGGTCGGATCGGCGATCGCCTCGGTATCGAACCTGACGACGGTGACCGCGTCGATCCTGTCGCAGACCAGGCCGTCGATCCAAGGCGACATCGCAGGTCTGAAGTCGCTGGCCGACCAGATCAACGCGCGCAACAAGGACGTGAACCAGATCCTGAACAATCTTCCGGTCAAGCTCCAGAAGATCGGCCGCGCGGCGACCTTCGGGTCGTGGTTCCAGTTCTATCTGTGCGGCATCGACGTCGTGGCGGGCAACGGCAAGTCGACCCTGCTGACCCAGCCGGCGGTGCCGCTGCCCGACATCAATCATGTGCTCTACACCAGCGCGGCGACCCGCTGCTGGAAAGACAACAGGCCAGGGGGGTGA
- a CDS encoding MCE family protein — MGTVRRRLLGVAFLVVVALFFAVTIMKFNKTFTDFTTVTLTTDAVGNALPANADVKARGVVVGEVRSISPAPNGSVDVELGLNPDMAKQIPQATTARILPKTLFGERYVDLQLPASGGPGLRNGDVIATDKSGNAQELQQLFDKLLPVLQAIPPQDLNVTLTSLSQALQGRGEELGTTIDNLNKVFVGINGVLPDLQGTLRGLASFSQTYSQALPDVIDALDNFRTTSNTIVERQGDLRTLIATLGVAATDTTGWLQQNGNNLVDLFVDSEQLLTGLAKQSPTFQCTFHNFATLIPESQKIVGAGTANPGVRVNLQFVNPRGRYLPNQDEPRFFDTDPPAVCYEPPTNGRPFPQYPGGGLADGSYQPPSRNPGPRTMPSLPQPQFTTTPVGLIKPSPFDDPSFRTQLKLIYGSASGTRPDDVPTWITMIGGPALAGAEVHIQ, encoded by the coding sequence ATGGGGACCGTGCGCCGCAGACTCCTCGGCGTCGCCTTCCTGGTCGTCGTCGCGTTGTTCTTCGCGGTGACGATCATGAAGTTCAACAAGACGTTCACCGACTTCACGACCGTCACGCTCACCACCGACGCCGTCGGCAATGCGCTGCCCGCGAATGCCGACGTGAAGGCCCGCGGGGTCGTCGTCGGCGAGGTCCGCAGTATCTCGCCGGCGCCGAACGGTTCGGTCGACGTCGAATTGGGGCTCAACCCCGACATGGCCAAGCAGATCCCGCAGGCGACCACCGCGCGAATCCTGCCCAAGACGCTGTTCGGCGAGCGGTACGTCGATCTGCAGCTACCCGCCTCCGGTGGACCGGGGCTGCGCAACGGTGACGTCATCGCGACCGACAAGAGCGGTAACGCGCAGGAGCTGCAGCAACTGTTCGACAAGCTGCTCCCGGTCCTGCAGGCCATCCCGCCGCAGGATCTCAACGTGACCCTGACGTCGCTGTCGCAGGCGTTGCAGGGCCGCGGCGAGGAGCTCGGCACCACCATCGACAACCTCAACAAGGTGTTCGTCGGCATCAACGGGGTGCTGCCCGACCTACAGGGCACACTGCGGGGTTTGGCGAGTTTCTCGCAGACCTACTCCCAGGCGCTGCCCGACGTCATCGACGCCCTCGACAACTTCCGCACCACGTCGAACACCATCGTGGAGCGGCAAGGTGACCTGCGGACGTTGATCGCCACCCTCGGGGTCGCGGCCACCGACACCACCGGTTGGTTGCAGCAGAATGGCAACAACCTCGTCGACCTGTTCGTCGACTCTGAGCAGTTGCTCACCGGACTGGCCAAGCAGTCGCCGACCTTCCAGTGCACCTTCCACAACTTCGCGACCCTGATCCCGGAGTCGCAGAAGATCGTCGGTGCCGGCACCGCCAATCCCGGTGTGCGCGTGAACCTGCAGTTCGTGAACCCCCGCGGACGCTATCTCCCGAACCAGGACGAGCCGCGGTTCTTCGATACCGATCCGCCCGCGGTCTGCTACGAGCCGCCGACCAACGGCCGCCCGTTCCCGCAGTACCCCGGCGGTGGACTGGCCGACGGCTCCTACCAGCCGCCGTCGCGTAACCCCGGCCCGCGGACGATGCCGAGCCTGCCGCAGCCGCAGTTCACCACCACCCCGGTCGGACTGATCAAGCCCTCGCCGTTCGACGACCCGTCATTCCGGACCCAGCTGAAGCTGATCTACGGCTCGGCCAGCGGTACCCGCCCGGACGACGTCCCGACCTGGATCACCATGATCGGTGGTCCGGCGCTGGCCGGCGCGGAGGTGCACATCCAGTGA
- a CDS encoding MlaE family ABC transporter permease gives MSGGGGVTIAKSRPEYYLYEARKLAGKPLKVLDGAGEQMSFYGRTLAWIPKTLVHYTREVLRLLAEVAFGTGGLAVVAGTVGVMVLMSGFTGVVVGLQGYSALDQIGSQALTGFLSAYVNTREVAPLVAGLALSATVGCGFTAQLGAMRISEEIDALESMAVPSIPFLVSTRVIAGFIAVIPLYVLGLLASYLASREITVIFNGQSAGNYDHYFNLFLPPADVLWSFGKVLIFAFVIILVHCYYGYYASGGPAGVGVAVGHAVRAALVLIAVLDFFLGLAIWGTTTTVRVGG, from the coding sequence GTGTCCGGTGGTGGTGGAGTGACGATCGCCAAGAGTCGTCCGGAGTATTACCTCTACGAAGCACGCAAGCTAGCAGGCAAGCCGTTGAAAGTGCTCGACGGGGCGGGCGAACAGATGTCCTTCTACGGACGGACGTTGGCGTGGATCCCGAAGACACTCGTGCACTACACGCGCGAGGTGCTGCGTCTGCTGGCCGAGGTGGCCTTCGGTACCGGCGGCCTGGCCGTCGTGGCGGGGACCGTCGGTGTGATGGTGCTGATGTCGGGCTTCACCGGCGTCGTCGTCGGTCTGCAGGGATATTCGGCGCTCGACCAGATCGGTTCGCAGGCGCTGACCGGCTTTTTGTCGGCCTACGTCAACACCCGTGAGGTGGCACCCCTGGTCGCGGGGCTGGCGTTGTCGGCAACGGTCGGGTGCGGTTTCACCGCACAGCTCGGTGCCATGCGCATCTCCGAGGAGATCGACGCCCTGGAATCGATGGCGGTGCCGTCGATCCCGTTCCTGGTGTCCACACGCGTGATCGCCGGTTTCATCGCGGTCATCCCGCTCTACGTGCTCGGTCTGCTCGCGTCGTATCTGGCCTCCCGGGAGATCACGGTCATCTTCAACGGCCAGTCCGCGGGCAACTACGACCACTACTTCAACTTGTTCCTTCCACCGGCGGACGTGCTGTGGTCCTTCGGCAAGGTGCTGATCTTCGCGTTCGTCATCATCCTGGTGCACTGCTATTACGGCTACTACGCCAGCGGGGGTCCCGCGGGCGTCGGCGTGGCGGTGGGGCACGCCGTTCGTGCCGCGTTGGTGCTGATCGCGGTACTCGACTTCTTCCTCGGATTGGCGATCTGGGGCACCACCACGACCGTCAGAGTGGGAGGCTGA
- a CDS encoding MlaE family ABC transporter permease → MANATTRGADKIAQAGTSALAQAGNIVQLFVDVARQTFVRPFQWREFIQQAWFIASVTILPTALIAIPFGAIVSLQTGSLIKQLGAESYTGAASVLVVIQQGSPLVTSLLVAGAAGSAVAADLGSRTIREEIDAMEVLGINPVQRLVVPRVLAMILVAVLLNGLVAVVGIGGGYFFNVIVQDGTPGAYLASFGALAQLPDLWISTIKAAIFGVLAGVIAAYKGLNPKGGPKGVGDAVNQSVVITFLLLFLANLIITAVYLQIVPPKGS, encoded by the coding sequence ATGGCCAATGCCACCACGCGTGGCGCCGACAAGATCGCGCAAGCCGGAACGAGTGCACTTGCCCAGGCGGGCAACATCGTCCAGCTGTTCGTCGACGTCGCGCGTCAGACCTTCGTACGGCCCTTCCAGTGGCGCGAGTTCATCCAGCAGGCATGGTTCATCGCCAGCGTCACGATCCTGCCGACCGCGCTCATCGCGATCCCGTTCGGCGCGATCGTCTCGCTGCAGACCGGTTCGCTGATCAAGCAGCTCGGTGCCGAGTCGTACACGGGTGCCGCGAGTGTGCTGGTGGTGATCCAACAGGGATCGCCACTGGTGACCTCGCTGCTGGTGGCGGGCGCCGCCGGGTCGGCGGTCGCCGCCGACCTCGGTTCGCGCACCATCCGCGAGGAGATCGACGCGATGGAGGTGCTGGGCATCAACCCCGTCCAGCGCCTGGTGGTCCCGCGTGTGCTGGCGATGATCCTGGTCGCCGTGCTGCTCAACGGCCTCGTCGCGGTCGTCGGTATCGGCGGCGGCTACTTCTTCAACGTCATCGTCCAGGACGGCACCCCGGGCGCCTATCTGGCGTCGTTCGGTGCCCTCGCACAGCTCCCCGACCTGTGGATCTCGACGATCAAGGCCGCGATCTTCGGTGTGCTCGCCGGGGTCATCGCCGCCTACAAGGGGCTCAATCCCAAGGGCGGCCCCAAGGGCGTCGGTGATGCGGTCAACCAGAGCGTGGTCATCACCTTCCTGCTGCTGTTCCTTGCCAATCTGATCATCACGGCGGTCTACCTTCAGATCGTCCCGCCGAAGGGAAGTTAG
- a CDS encoding ABC transporter ATP-binding protein produces MGVEVSVEGLTKSFGSQNIWRDVTLTLPEGEVSALLGPSGTGKSVFLKTLIGLLHPEQGSVIIDGTDITQCSAKELYEIRKLFGVLFQDGALFGSMSLYDNIAFPLREHTKKKENEVRDIVMEKIDLVGLAGAEDKLPGEISGGMRKRAGLARALVLDPQIILCDEPDSGLDPVRTAYISQLLIDINAQIDATILIVTHNINIARTIPDNIGMLFRKELVMFGPREQLLTSEQPVVKQFLSGDRFGPIGMSEEKDEAVQKQEEAMQAAGIGGGGTKDDFSEIIPQVQPNPGMPERKAVARHRERVLELLPSLPENAQRAIRESMAQEDEIRAQAQAHGADMADNGAGGGAAAHAGGSGQGEWSSAGGVVTAEAPTEVYEFAGNDAPTQQWDVPPAAQTDQPTEQIDTTKKPRHGDGRS; encoded by the coding sequence GTGGGTGTTGAGGTCAGCGTTGAGGGGCTCACCAAGTCGTTCGGCTCGCAGAACATCTGGCGTGATGTGACCCTGACCTTGCCGGAGGGCGAGGTATCGGCACTGCTGGGTCCGTCGGGTACCGGTAAGTCGGTGTTCTTGAAGACGTTGATCGGCTTGCTGCATCCCGAGCAGGGGTCGGTGATCATCGATGGCACCGACATCACCCAGTGTTCGGCCAAGGAACTCTATGAGATCCGCAAGCTGTTCGGTGTGCTGTTCCAGGACGGCGCACTATTCGGGTCGATGAGTTTGTATGACAACATCGCGTTCCCGCTTCGTGAGCACACGAAGAAGAAGGAGAACGAGGTCCGCGACATCGTGATGGAGAAGATCGACCTGGTCGGTCTGGCCGGTGCCGAGGACAAACTGCCGGGTGAGATCTCCGGTGGTATGCGCAAGCGCGCCGGGTTGGCGCGGGCGCTGGTGTTGGATCCGCAGATCATCTTGTGCGACGAGCCGGACTCGGGTCTGGATCCGGTGCGTACCGCCTACATTTCGCAGTTGCTGATCGATATCAATGCGCAGATCGATGCGACGATCCTGATCGTGACGCACAACATCAACATCGCTCGGACGATCCCGGACAACATCGGGATGTTGTTCCGCAAGGAGCTGGTGATGTTCGGTCCGCGTGAGCAGTTGCTGACTTCGGAGCAGCCGGTGGTCAAGCAGTTCTTGTCCGGTGATCGGTTCGGTCCGATCGGTATGTCGGAGGAGAAGGACGAGGCGGTCCAGAAGCAGGAAGAAGCGATGCAGGCCGCGGGTATCGGCGGCGGCGGTACCAAGGACGACTTCTCCGAGATCATCCCGCAGGTGCAGCCCAATCCCGGTATGCCCGAACGCAAGGCGGTTGCCCGTCACCGCGAACGCGTCCTCGAACTGCTGCCGTCGCTGCCGGAAAACGCCCAGCGCGCGATCCGTGAATCGATGGCGCAGGAGGACGAGATCCGCGCCCAGGCGCAGGCCCACGGCGCCGACATGGCCGACAACGGTGCAGGCGGCGGCGCCGCCGCACACGCCGGCGGATCCGGTCAGGGGGAGTGGAGCTCGGCCGGTGGCGTCGTCACCGCAGAAGCCCCCACCGAGGTCTACGAGTTCGCCGGCAACGACGCACCCACCCAACAGTGGGACGTGCCGCCGGCCGCCCAGACCGACCAGCCCACCGAGCAGATCGACACCACCAAGAAACCCCGACACGGCGACGGGCGGAGCTAA
- a CDS encoding glycosyltransferase 87 family protein, with the protein MTAPVSRRAFTTINVVGAVVLVLGVCRVFGQPWLVHLGPTKYWGPPVDLQIYRYGGQFLFHGQHLYDGPMPQANDSILPFTYPPFAAVSFVPMSWMPVRLLSVIFLILGCLLTWWLIRILLRRVGCGDLPIGWSMILTGVAFELEPIRITLDLGQINLILAGLVIADTLWDRRPAWAEPYRGLLVGIAAAIKMTPAVVVIYFIARRQWRAAINVVVGFLVATGIAWAITPSDTWKYWTSTVFDPERIGGLAFVYNQGIAGVLARTGMSDSDRSHWWLPLCAIAGLYCLALAWYLAKRREYELCFLAAWAVALLATPAAWIHHWVLTSVFILVFVTIGVRALRARRGDRRGAVFLGLGILGLIAQLPGPSLSLPSAQLNELRWGWWEIIYGNSSLIWLVLILLISWWLPLTRVREAWEPGSGGPEAIESGHPEDASGHPDSVVGGADTGAFDDREEGLARS; encoded by the coding sequence GTGACTGCTCCTGTGTCCCGTCGTGCGTTCACGACGATCAACGTCGTCGGGGCCGTGGTGCTCGTCCTGGGGGTGTGCCGCGTCTTCGGCCAGCCGTGGCTGGTGCACCTCGGGCCCACCAAGTACTGGGGTCCGCCGGTGGATCTGCAGATCTACCGCTATGGCGGCCAGTTCCTGTTCCACGGGCAGCACCTCTACGACGGTCCGATGCCGCAGGCGAACGACAGCATTCTGCCGTTCACCTACCCGCCGTTCGCGGCGGTGTCCTTCGTGCCGATGAGCTGGATGCCGGTGCGCTTGCTCTCGGTCATCTTCCTGATCCTCGGATGTCTGCTGACGTGGTGGCTGATTCGAATCCTGCTGCGTCGCGTCGGATGTGGTGACCTGCCGATCGGCTGGTCGATGATCCTGACCGGTGTGGCCTTCGAACTCGAACCCATCCGCATCACCCTCGACCTCGGTCAGATCAATCTGATCCTCGCCGGCCTGGTCATCGCCGACACCCTGTGGGACCGGCGCCCCGCGTGGGCCGAACCGTATCGGGGACTGCTGGTCGGTATCGCCGCGGCGATCAAGATGACCCCGGCCGTCGTCGTCATCTATTTCATCGCGCGCCGGCAGTGGCGGGCGGCGATCAACGTCGTCGTCGGCTTCCTGGTGGCGACCGGTATCGCGTGGGCGATCACGCCGTCGGACACGTGGAAGTACTGGACGTCGACGGTCTTCGATCCCGAGCGCATCGGTGGACTGGCCTTCGTCTACAACCAGGGCATCGCCGGGGTGCTGGCGCGCACCGGGATGAGCGACAGCGATCGGTCGCACTGGTGGTTGCCGTTGTGCGCGATCGCAGGGCTCTATTGTCTGGCTCTCGCGTGGTATCTGGCCAAACGTCGCGAATACGAGCTGTGCTTCCTGGCGGCGTGGGCGGTGGCCCTGCTGGCCACCCCGGCCGCCTGGATTCACCACTGGGTGCTCACCTCGGTGTTCATCCTGGTGTTCGTCACCATCGGTGTCCGGGCGTTGCGGGCCAGACGCGGCGACCGGCGTGGTGCGGTCTTCCTCGGACTGGGCATCCTCGGCCTGATCGCGCAGCTCCCCGGACCGTCGCTGTCACTGCCGAGCGCGCAGCTCAACGAACTCCGTTGGGGCTGGTGGGAGATCATCTACGGCAACTCGTCGCTGATCTGGCTCGTGCTGATCCTGCTCATCTCCTGGTGGTTACCGCTCACGCGGGTGCGCGAGGCATGGGAGCCCGGGTCAGGCGGGCCGGAGGCAATCGAATCCGGCCACCCCGAGGACGCATCCGGCCACCCCGACAGCGTCGTCGGGGGCGCCGACACGGGGGCCTTCGACGACCGCGAAGAGGGCCTCGCGCGGTCCTGA
- the rplL gene encoding 50S ribosomal protein L7/L12 — MAKLTADELIDQFKELTLLELSDFVKKFEEVFEVTAAAPVAVAAAGAPAAAAEAAAEQDEFDVVLEAAGDKKIQVIKVVREVVSGLGLKEAKDLVEGAPKPILEKVDKDAAEAAKAKLEEAGAKVSVK, encoded by the coding sequence ATGGCGAAGCTCACCGCTGACGAGCTCATCGATCAGTTCAAGGAACTGACCCTGCTGGAGCTCAGCGATTTCGTGAAGAAGTTCGAAGAGGTCTTCGAGGTCACCGCGGCCGCTCCGGTCGCCGTCGCCGCTGCCGGTGCCCCGGCCGCTGCCGCCGAGGCCGCTGCCGAGCAGGACGAGTTCGACGTCGTGCTCGAGGCTGCCGGCGACAAGAAGATCCAGGTCATCAAGGTCGTCCGTGAGGTCGTCTCGGGCCTGGGCCTCAAGGAGGCCAAGGATCTCGTCGAGGGCGCTCCCAAGCCGATCCTGGAGAAGGTCGACAAGGATGCCGCCGAGGCTGCCAAGGCCAAGCTCGAAGAGGCCGGCGCCAAGGTGTCCGTCAAGTAA
- the rplJ gene encoding 50S ribosomal protein L10 → MAKSDKVAAVAEIAEQFEGATATVVTEYRGLSVSQITDLRRSLGEGATYSVAKNTLVKRAAEKAGVEGLDELFSGPTAIAFIEGEPVVAAKAIKNFAKDNKALVIKGGYMDGRALSVAEIEQIADLETREVLLAKLAGAMKGNLAKAAGLFNQPASQVARLAAALQEKKNEAGE, encoded by the coding sequence ATGGCCAAGTCCGACAAGGTTGCCGCAGTCGCGGAGATCGCAGAGCAGTTCGAGGGCGCTACGGCGACGGTCGTCACGGAGTACCGTGGCCTGTCCGTCAGTCAGATCACCGATCTGCGTCGTTCCCTCGGTGAGGGCGCAACCTACTCCGTCGCCAAGAACACCCTGGTGAAGCGTGCCGCCGAGAAGGCGGGCGTGGAAGGGCTCGACGAGCTGTTCAGCGGTCCGACCGCGATTGCCTTCATCGAAGGTGAACCGGTTGTGGCCGCCAAGGCGATCAAGAACTTCGCCAAGGACAACAAGGCTCTCGTCATCAAGGGCGGATACATGGACGGCCGTGCGCTGTCCGTGGCCGAGATCGAACAGATCGCCGACCTTGAGACCCGCGAGGTCCTGTTGGCCAAGCTCGCCGGTGCCATGAAGGGCAACTTGGCAAAGGCTGCCGGCCTGTTCAACCAGCCGGCATCGCAGGTGGCGCGTCTCGCCGCGGCCCTGCAGGAGAAGAAGAACGAAGCCGGCGAATAA